Proteins found in one Geomonas subterranea genomic segment:
- a CDS encoding heterodisulfide reductase-related iron-sulfur binding cluster has translation MEATRELYWNIGHGAAVLVPMYLITVAALALLGYYGYQRLRIYGKGKPLDRTGNRPERISMLVKNVLLQSRVLKVKGPGFAHGFFFWSFATLFAGTVLVALQADGTDLLLGVRFLTGTFYKIFSLVLDVAGLAALITLGGLFVRRYLVRPDGLETTRDDAVMHALLFAIIVTGFLIEGARMAVTEVVQQPDLALWSPVGLLVAKILAGSQPEDLARVHRGLWWFHFILVAAFICAIPFTKFRHIFTTSANYFFAPLGPKGALVTVDMEGDAESFGAAKIGDLTWKDIFDTDACTKCKRCQDRCPAHATDKPLSPMKVISQLGEVAREAVEDNLVEAVGKDALWSCTTCRACQEICPAAIEHVNKVVDIRRNLVLMEGEFPGDEVVTAMGNVEVNGNPLGMSFASRGDWAEGLPVTQLSEGAEVDILYFVGCYASFDKRNIKIATSFVKLCAAAGIRVGILGKEEKCCGEPMRKLGNEYLYQTLATENIETIKGYGVKKVVTACPHCFNTLSKDYRDLGFDVETEHYTMFLERLVTGGKLKIEQGTFECTYHDSCYLGRYNETYQAPRALVQAAGGTIREMERKEAESFCCGAGGGRIMVEEKLGSRISVKRVQMAAATGAGVLVSNCPFCLTMFEDGVKGAELEGLLVARDVSEILLERIAPQAG, from the coding sequence ATGGAAGCAACGCGCGAACTCTATTGGAACATAGGCCACGGGGCGGCGGTACTGGTCCCGATGTACCTGATCACGGTGGCCGCTTTGGCGCTGCTCGGCTACTACGGTTACCAGCGGCTGCGGATCTACGGCAAGGGTAAGCCCCTGGACCGGACCGGCAACCGCCCGGAACGGATCTCCATGCTGGTGAAGAACGTCCTCCTGCAAAGCCGCGTGCTCAAGGTCAAGGGCCCCGGCTTCGCCCACGGCTTCTTCTTCTGGTCGTTCGCGACACTCTTCGCCGGTACCGTGCTGGTGGCCCTGCAGGCCGACGGCACCGACCTGCTCCTCGGCGTGCGCTTCCTGACCGGCACCTTCTACAAGATCTTCTCCCTGGTGCTCGACGTCGCCGGTCTCGCCGCCCTCATCACGCTTGGCGGACTCTTCGTGCGCCGCTACCTGGTGCGCCCGGACGGGCTGGAAACGACCCGCGACGACGCCGTCATGCACGCCCTTCTCTTCGCCATCATCGTCACCGGTTTCCTCATCGAGGGAGCCAGGATGGCCGTGACCGAAGTGGTGCAGCAGCCCGATCTCGCGCTCTGGTCGCCGGTGGGGCTCCTGGTCGCCAAGATCCTCGCCGGCTCGCAGCCCGAGGACCTGGCCCGGGTGCACCGCGGTCTGTGGTGGTTCCATTTCATCCTGGTCGCCGCTTTCATCTGCGCCATCCCCTTCACCAAGTTCCGCCACATCTTCACCACCTCGGCCAACTACTTCTTCGCGCCGCTCGGCCCCAAGGGGGCCCTGGTGACCGTGGACATGGAGGGTGATGCCGAGAGCTTCGGGGCGGCAAAGATTGGCGATCTCACCTGGAAGGACATCTTCGATACCGACGCCTGCACCAAGTGCAAGCGCTGCCAGGACCGCTGCCCGGCGCACGCAACGGACAAACCGCTCTCTCCCATGAAGGTCATCTCCCAGCTGGGCGAGGTGGCCCGCGAGGCCGTCGAGGACAACCTGGTCGAAGCGGTCGGCAAGGATGCCCTCTGGTCCTGCACCACCTGCCGGGCCTGCCAGGAGATCTGCCCCGCCGCCATCGAGCACGTCAACAAGGTGGTCGACATCCGCCGCAACCTGGTCCTCATGGAAGGGGAGTTCCCGGGGGACGAGGTGGTCACCGCGATGGGGAACGTCGAGGTGAACGGCAATCCACTCGGCATGTCCTTTGCCTCCCGCGGCGACTGGGCCGAAGGGTTGCCGGTCACCCAGCTCTCCGAAGGGGCCGAGGTCGACATCCTCTACTTCGTCGGCTGCTACGCCTCCTTCGACAAGCGCAACATCAAGATCGCCACCAGCTTCGTGAAGCTCTGCGCCGCCGCCGGCATCAGGGTCGGCATCCTCGGCAAGGAGGAGAAGTGCTGCGGCGAGCCGATGCGCAAGCTGGGGAACGAGTACCTGTACCAGACCCTGGCGACGGAGAACATCGAGACCATCAAGGGGTACGGTGTGAAGAAGGTGGTCACCGCCTGCCCGCACTGCTTCAACACCCTCTCCAAGGATTACCGGGACCTCGGCTTCGACGTCGAGACCGAGCACTACACCATGTTCCTGGAGCGCCTGGTCACCGGCGGAAAGCTGAAGATCGAGCAGGGAACCTTCGAATGCACCTACCACGACTCCTGCTATCTCGGTCGCTACAACGAGACCTACCAGGCGCCGCGCGCCCTGGTGCAGGCGGCGGGGGGCACCATCAGGGAGATGGAGCGCAAGGAAGCCGAAAGCTTCTGCTGCGGCGCCGGCGGGGGACGGATCATGGTCGAGGAGAAGCTCGGGAGCCGCATCAGCGT
- a CDS encoding enoyl-CoA hydratase/isomerase family protein gives MPYQNLLLDKKDGVALLTVNRPKVLNSLNEEVLDELLHAFEVLDLDRSVRAVVLTGAGEKAFVAGADIAAMADYNVEQALAFAKKGQQLMALIGRVRKPVIAAVNGFALGGGLELALACDFAYASDNAKLGLPEVTLGIMPGFGGTQNLPRLVGRYRANELIFLGKVVNAVEAKSWGLVMAVFPPERLLDEALETAAKIAGNGVIGVARAKDAVKSGLDMSLADGMNHEAVSFASLFASQDQKEGMTAFVQKRKPAFVGA, from the coding sequence ATGCCATACCAGAATCTGCTCTTGGATAAAAAGGACGGGGTCGCGCTCCTCACGGTGAACCGCCCGAAGGTGCTGAACAGCCTCAACGAGGAAGTGCTGGACGAACTGCTGCACGCCTTCGAGGTGCTCGACCTGGACCGGTCGGTGCGCGCCGTGGTGCTGACCGGCGCCGGCGAGAAGGCCTTCGTGGCCGGTGCCGACATCGCCGCCATGGCCGACTACAACGTGGAGCAGGCGCTCGCCTTCGCGAAGAAGGGACAGCAGCTGATGGCGCTGATCGGCCGGGTGAGAAAGCCGGTGATAGCCGCCGTGAACGGCTTCGCCCTGGGGGGCGGGCTGGAGCTGGCCCTCGCCTGCGACTTCGCCTACGCCTCGGACAACGCGAAACTCGGTCTCCCCGAGGTCACCCTCGGCATCATGCCCGGCTTCGGCGGCACGCAAAACCTGCCGCGCCTGGTGGGGAGGTACCGCGCCAACGAGCTGATCTTCCTCGGCAAAGTGGTCAACGCCGTCGAGGCCAAGAGCTGGGGGCTGGTCATGGCCGTGTTCCCGCCCGAGCGGCTGCTGGACGAGGCGCTGGAGACCGCGGCGAAGATCGCCGGCAACGGGGTGATCGGCGTCGCCCGCGCCAAGGACGCGGTGAAGAGCGGCCTCGACATGTCGCTGGCGGACGGGATGAACCACGAGGCGGTAAGCTTTGCCTCCCTCTTCGCGAGCCAGGACCAGAAAGAGGGGATGACCGCATTCGTGCAGAAAAGGAAACCCGCCTTCGTGGGGGCGTAA